A DNA window from Desertibacillus haloalkaliphilus contains the following coding sequences:
- the clpP gene encoding ATP-dependent Clp endopeptidase proteolytic subunit ClpP, which yields MNLIPTVIEQTNRGERAYDIYSRLLKDRIIMLGSGVDDNVANSIVAQLLFLAAEDPEKDISLYINSPGGSITAGMAIYDTMQYIKPKVNTICIGMAASMGAFLLAAGEPGKRFALPNSEVMIHQPLGGTQGQASDIEIHAKRIIQMREKLNQILSERTGQPLEVIERDTDRDNFMTAAEAKEYGLIDDVISQT from the coding sequence ATGAATTTAATACCTACAGTTATTGAACAAACAAACCGTGGTGAAAGAGCCTATGATATTTACTCACGTCTATTAAAAGACCGCATTATTATGCTAGGAAGCGGTGTCGATGATAATGTCGCAAACTCAATCGTCGCTCAGCTTCTATTCCTAGCTGCCGAAGACCCTGAAAAAGATATTTCGCTATACATTAATAGCCCAGGTGGTTCGATCACAGCAGGGATGGCGATCTATGATACGATGCAATACATTAAGCCAAAAGTAAACACAATTTGCATCGGTATGGCTGCTTCAATGGGTGCTTTCCTATTAGCTGCTGGTGAACCTGGCAAACGCTTTGCGTTACCAAACAGTGAAGTGATGATTCACCAACCATTAGGTGGTACGCAAGGTCAAGCGTCTGACATCGAGATCCATGCGAAACGCATCATCCAAATGCGCGAGAAGCTAAACCAAATTCTTTCAGAGCGTACAGGTCAACCACTAGAAGTGATTGAGCGTGATACAGACCGTGATAACTTCATGACAGCAGCTGAAGCAAAAGAATACGGCTTAATTGATGATGTTATTTCACAAACATAA